The following DNA comes from Musa acuminata AAA Group cultivar baxijiao chromosome BXJ1-4, Cavendish_Baxijiao_AAA, whole genome shotgun sequence.
GGGATGCCTCGGAGCTAGGGCTTGCTGGCGGAAGGAGTTATAGTTATCGTGATCTTTAGGCGCAGATGAGAGCCCACGGATCTGCGTGGGATTTCTGGTCCGGTCGCTGAAGGGGCGAGATTTCGTCTTCGGATGGAGGGTGGTGGAAGCTTAGCCGCTCTTTATTTGGTGCGTTCTCTTATTTTCTCTTCGTTGGCATCCGCTGCTTTCTCGGCGCTCCGTTACTGCTTTGGTTCGCTTTTGATGTGCTGGGGTTTGGTGTGAAAGGAGGTTTTGGTTGTGGTTTTCATTCGTTGGGGTTGGCATGTTTGAGAATTAGGTCATTGATGTGCTTTATGTAGCGGGAACTTTTATCTTGTTCACTTTTTTGTTCTTTCTCGAAAGTTGGTGCCTTTATCGCTAAATTTAGATGTTAGCCTTGTTTCTTGAGCTTTCTTCGGTGCTGTCATCAGTGTGGTTTACGATTTTGCGAATTTATTTGCAAAAGTTGGCTGTTTGCGCAGTTGATGGTTAAAGAGaccactcttttttttttgttgcatatAATTGTTCTTCATGTAAATAGATTTGGTTATTTAGAGAACATTTATATGTTGAACGTTAGGAGTCGTTGTGAACATGGAAATTTTTTGATTATGAGCTTGGTGGAGGATAATGCTTAACCATATTATTATTAATACTTTCTGTTTTTGCTTCAGTAAGTTGGTATTTTAGTGAATAGCTTTGTTCCTTTCCCTATCTGCACTTGTTTTCATGTTGGTGTTGTTAAGAGATTTAATAGGGTTTATGCAATTTAGATGATTGGTATTGTAATGCTTGTTCGGTTAGAGTAATGTTTACCATGATGAATTCTCATGTTGCGAGAATTTATACCCTTATGTGACCTGAAACCTATTCATATGGAATGCTTGATCGTTTAGAGTCAAGATACTGCTTGCTAGTAATCTTCCCATGATGAACTCTCATGCTGCGAGAATTCATACCCTTTTGTCACCTGAAACGTATTTGTATGTATTGATCATGACAACATTCCTTTGTTGCAGCTATTTGCCTGGTTATAGTAAATTACAGTCACAGCGAGGGGGTTACTAAATTAGTGACATCATACTAATTTGTGCCAATGAGAACATATAATAACATTATCTGGCTGGTTTTGATCTGGGCATCAGCTATGACTTGTTGGCCTCTTATTggtcttcttttttcttccatGGCTTTGAGATGGTTTCAAGTTAGTTATGCGTATGCAAATGCTGCATTGGCCTCAGGCTTGTGCCATTTGAGGCCACATGATGATCCCATTGGCAGTTTAAGAATGAGCAGGAACTTTTCagattttttccttctttcctttctatttcttcttgttgttgttatCATTGTTATTGTTATTTTTGTTATTCTTGTTAAGTCATAAACAGCAGATTATGGAATTTTAAGAATCTGGTAGATCATGAAATGCTGTTTTCCTCTTATTGTGGTTACTGCTTATTTAGAAATTTTTTCCTTAAAAATGTACAAATGCCCAAATCATGTTTTTTTATGGTCACAAGCTCTTGGTTAATATCTAGTTAGTACCTAATATGGGGCAAGATCCTTTCTCTGAAGAATGCATCTCACACTTTATGTGAAAAAAAAGTACATCTTACATGAAGCTGATTCTTGCAGCCATCATACTGCAGGTGCAGCAAATGCTGCTTTCAGACATTGTATTGATCTGTCGCCTCTGTACGCTGTACAATTATATTTTAACTGTAGCTACAATTATATTCTTAACTGTAGCTCACCTGATGTGTATCTGTTGTTGTTATGAGGATATGGTGGAAAATGAACTTTCCGGGGTTTTGTTGCTGCAATGAGTCAGATAAGGTGATCTGGGCTGAAGGAAGATGCTGGAGAGTCATTTAATTGTGTACTATGTTAAATTAATTATGTTGTGTTGGATCCTAAATTAGGACCGTGAGGATGGTTAGATATTTACAATGGTAGCAAAGgatatattttatgaaattaagcCTCAGAACATCATGTTCACTTTGTGCATTGTGCTATGGCTCTATGGCTCTTGCATCACAGATTATTTGCTGAAATCAATTTGAAGGATTCATGACCCTTTTAATATGTTTTAAGGTTTGTCTTTGTATATTGCCGAGAGATACTAGATGCGTTTGAGATAACATGGTTGGTTCTGGATCAACATGCTGATGGAACATGCTATATTTATATCAGCACTCAGTTTGGGCTTTTGTTTTTGTTACTTGGCTTCTCTTACGTTCTGATATTttaccttttttatttttctaagtcTGTCTGTTTACTCTTTCAACTTTCTGTTGGAATAAAAATGAAGCAATTGATAGTATCTCAAGTTTTGCATTCAGTTGTTTCTACTTCAAAAATGTActattcttctcttatttttctcattCACTGTGTTATTACATTTGTTACTTCAGAATTTATCCTATCTTGTGAAGATACCATTGGATTTTTATAATGTAGATATCCTATAACATTGCAGGGCTATATCCATGGATTGTGATGATCATGATTTTCAGAATGAGAATTTTCAACTAATTGGAGAGGACAATGATGGGTTTCCTCGAAGCTTACAATCATATGCACCAAAATTCGATATAGACGATCACTTCCAGACTCACCTAAGATTTGACAGTTTAGCAGAAACAGGGCTTTTACTTGGCATTCAAGGTGAAGAAAACAATTGGATTGAGGAGTTTTCACCCAGAAACAGTGCCATCGAATTTGGTTCAAGTGCCTCTCATACTTGCTCCCTTTCCGGGCATGACATTAATTGGTCCAATGCTCCATCATCTGAATCTGTGCAAATGTTAGTGAAATCAGTTGAAAAGGATGAGAAGGTAAGCCCACAAATTATGAATACAGAGGCAGAGATACATGCAATCGAAGATTCTGCTATATGTGCAACAAATGCTATTACACACACTGATACAGGTCTTTTGACTGATAAATTACATAACAGTATTTTGGTGTCAAATGAAAATGTGGAGCATCATGAAGTTGCTTCTCAAACTCCCACTGATGAAAAATCAGAAGCTGGTTTGGCTGTAAGTCCATCAGATCAAAGATTCCACTCTGTTGCAGAAGTGGTTGCCTCACAATGTAGTGCTAAAGAAGGATTAATTTCATCATCTGGTGAtgtatctaaagcatatttagtttctagTGAGCTTCTTGAGGTGGTTCGGAGCATGGAACCATTGGATAATACATCCACAATGAGTAGTTCACTCGATGATCGTGCTTCTGCTGTAAACAAAGATACCGAAGTTAGTTCAAATTTTGTTTCTCACAATATTCAAAATGACATTTCAGGCTTATCCACTGCTAATGCTGGTATGATCACTGAACAGCTTGATAACCCATTATTTTCTGAGCAAAAAATGGAAGAGTGCTATGTAGTTGACATAAGCAAGAGATCAGAAACTCTGCAATCTGAAAATAAGCAGAATGAAACAAGTTACAATCTGTATGGTGATTGCAAAGTGAATGATCAGCATTTTCAAGACCAGGTTAAGAATCATGTTTGTGATGTTAAGGATTCTTCTGAATTGGTTTCATCTGCAGAATCTCTAATGTTGTCAAATGACATATCTAATAGCACTGTGTTAATGCAGAACTCTGGTGGACTGCTGGAAGCTTTTGCTTGCCAGGTACAGGTTTCAAACAAAGACTCAATGGCAGGGGACAAAAGTTTAACTTGCACAACGGAGGTACCTTCTTTAGCAATGGAAAAAGATGGTATTGTTGGGAGAAACTCTGTTGGAGTTGACACTGAAAATACTCGTGAGCTAAGTGATATAGCTGAAGGACCGATAGATTTTAGACATGATGTACATGAATATATTTCTGAAGAAGGTGGTGTCAACCCACATGCTCCAGCGACCAAAGACAGTATTGCTCTTGAAGAAGAAAGAGACCTTGCCACGTCTAAGGCGGTTATTAATGATAACAACTGTAATGAATTGAGAAGATCAGACATGGCAGTTGAGGTAACTGCCATGAAAGCTGAAATAGGGACAGCTGGAGTTGATAGTGATAAGGACTGTAAAATTGATGCATTAATTTCGAAGAAATCTGACTCCATTCCAATAGAAAAGAGTGCAGAAGGTGAATGCTTAAAATCTATTGTTGAAAAATCCATTACAACAGAAGAAAGTTCTGAAGATGAATGCTTGAAATCCATTTCTGAAAATCCCACTGGTAAGTTGGATGGTAAGTTGGATGCTCCAGGACATGCTATACTCAATGAACCTTGTGCTGCGTTAGTGGATGACACAGAAAATAAGCTCTCATCTCCTGTTCATGATAAGTTGGATACAAGTTCTTTGGTTGCTGAACATAATGAGGATAATACAATTCATTCTGAGGAAAAGGAAAGCACTGCACAATTGATTGATTCAAGTGGCACAACTCTTAAGGACTGCTCCACTGTTACTGAGGATACAGAAATTTCCTCATTTGAAACTCAAAATAATGGTATGGTGATGGAATCAGACAAAAATTCAATCATGGACCAAGCAGGTTATGCATGGATTTTTCATATATATCTTTATTATGTTTTTTGCTTGTAGTCTAATATATATGTCACAGTTTCTATGATAGTGGTACTGACGTGCCTGTGCGTTATTGCAGTTGCTGATCTGCACTCAGGATGTCTCACATTGCCTTCTTCTGACAATTCAATGATTCTCCAGCGGTTGCATTCTGAAGTTGAATTAGTTGTAGAACTGAAGGAAGTGACACCATTATCTATACCTGCATCTCAGTGCGATGAGAAGAATGTAAACACCTCTTCCTTATCAGTTACAAAGAGCAGCATGGACAATCAGATTTCAAAACAACAATTTGTGGTGCCTGATTCAGAAGCCAATGTCCCTTCAATGAAGAATTTTTCAGATAACTTGGGTAATTTGGCTGCTAATGTGCTTGATATTTTCTAATTTTTAGATTGTACAAGTCCATACTTAACTCTAAACAGAATTTAACTTTCAATTGAAACATTTACCATAACATTGAGTAAAGATTCGAGTGGTAGTTCGATCGGTTTTAGTAATCTATTAGTCCAGTACAATTACTAATATACTGTGTGATGTTTTGACCCATTCCCCTGGTACCATtgagtaaaataataaaaaaataaaaatgaaataagaaaAATGTGATATATTGACCCATTCCCCTGGTACCattgaagaaaataataaaaaataaaagtgaaATGAGAGAAAAGTGTCGATTTTTAGCTATACATTTTGATATTCAGTACTTGGTTAGGCTGGTAAATATTTGTCAGTATGTCTTGGTCTATTTTGAACTTTGATCTTCAGAATATCCTTAGTGTTACCCACAAAACTTTGTCACTTATGATTTGATAAAACATTTAGGTTATATAAAGCATATGTTGCTTAAATGGGTTAAAATTCTTGGCCAAGGGACAATAACCTGAATGAAGTGAACAACTGTACAAAATTAAAGTTATTTTGCTTTTAAAAATGTAAATTTCTACCCAATCATCGTCACCTTGTTTGGCATGACTATTTAGGAAAGTTATGGAAACTGTGGTTAGGTGCAACCTTAAGTTTTACTTTACCAAATTCAGTCCGATGACAAGGAATAATGGATTGCTGGAAGCTCATGCTTCTAGTTGTCATTACCAGAGGTGATAAACAATGCCAATGTATCAGGTCAGGAAAAAACTGCCAAGTTTTTGCCGGTCTTGACAGTTCGTGATTCTTACACAATAAAAATCTAACCCACCATGCTTAATCTTTTTGGAAATTTAGCTTCTACTGGCTATCAAATGCCAGAAACTGCTTTACATCATCGTTTCTGTACATGCGTGCtgatttttttgtcttttgtATGGACCTTCATTCCCAAGGTTCTGTTGTACATAGAAGGAAACCATCAAATTTATTAGGATCATTCACATTAAATTGGGAGAGGACCTTTTCATTACTCTGGCAATTCCATGTGATGAAGCAAATCTTCTTTTCCCATTTAGTTATTAGGTGTCTGGTGAACATATGTCATGATTTGTTGCAAAGAATATTCAACTGCTGCTTTTCCTGGCAAACAGGTAGAGATTACGAAATTTACTGTTTCCTTTTGAACAGAAACTGCCAACAGTGATGAGGTATGGGTAGGTTCATCAGATGGTGTATCTTCTCTTGCTACATGCCTAAGCAAAGAAGGGAAAGATACTGATTTAGTTCGAACTAACAATTGTGACAAACCAAAACATACTGAAACTGAAAGTGAGTCATCTTCCCTTGATGATTCTATAAGTCATTATTCCCTTCTTGTTTTAGCTTACTTCATACTTTTAATGTCCATTTACTATTCTGTCGAAACTATGATAGAAGTACAGTGGGgcataacaaaaaacaaaattcttATATTGGTTGGGACACGAGGGTTAGAATATTTTGTTATTTCTGTCGACTTTTCAGATAATCTCCATATTTACACATGCACATGAATATTCCTTTAGAAACTGTTCATGTGTGTGCAAACATGGAGTGCTAACCAGTGGtttaaataggcgctcgggcgaggcgaggcgagaatCGAGCACCTCAAGGGTGGACCAGGCGGTGCACTTCAGTGAGGCACCACCTGGGCGCTTGCTTGAACCCAGCCGCCAGGCGGCTCAAGCGAGTTCTCGGTTCAAATGAAGCAACCGAACAATACTTTTAAGTTTGGTTCGGTTCAATATTAGCTAGTTGGTCTATTGAACCAACTAGTCACTTTCTTACCCGTAAAGCCATCCCTCGCACACCCGCACGACCCCGAGCCATCAACCCTAGCGCAGCTTTTGCCTTTGCCGACGACGCTTTTTGCCGCTACCTCCACTGCAGACGCAGCGGATTGAGGCTTCCTCTGTCATTGATGGACAGGTCCGACTGCCTAGCCTTCGTTCGTAACTTCTTTTCGTTGTCGTTGGTTCCGTGTGCAGCTCCTTCCaccatcgagggagaggaccgtagCTTCCTCTACCACTGACGGACAACTTTGAAGCTTCCTTCGCCCACTATGTCATCGTTCACAGTTGTCATCGCTGTCGTTGCTGTCGTCAGTGGCTTTcgctgctgccactgtcgtccGAAAGTTCCATTGTCAGTGACTTTTTCTCCCCCGTTAACTACTGTTAACAATAGTTTAATactttaatgtcatatttttatttatataatcatatttatcaattatattatatatttttatattttaatatttcagagcgcCTTGCTTTGCTTGGGCGAGCACCTAACGCTTCGAGCATTTAGGGACCTTggtgcctaacgctttttaaataacTAGTgctttctaaaattttatttgcATGAAGCCATATGTAGCACATGTTAATTCTGAATACTTAACACTAATTAAATAAAATGGTCTACATTTGGTCATCGACATGTCATTTGTTAAAATGATTTCTTTACTCGCTACATTCTGTTTCATCTTAACATCCATTAGTGAAGATTGTATTTGGTTTGTGACTTCGTGTTGGGCTAGCTGAGGCATATTTAACATAGTATTGCCTACAATAGGTCATTGGCACGTCATCTGTTAAAATAATGCTTTTCAGTAGGTTCTGTTTCATCTCATCATCCGTTAGTGAAGATTGTACATGGTTTGTGTTAGGTTAGTGAGGGCATATTTAAAATAGTAATTCAACTGTTAGATGTCATCATGCTGTAGCCTTTAAGATCATTGATGTCCTTGTTATATGCATGTTGATATCGTATCTTCTAGTTTGCATGATACAATATGAAAGCCAGTTCATATGAAGGTAACCAACTTATGTCATTGCAGTTGCTGCATTAAATAGCGAGAGAAACAACTATCCTCAATCTACTTTGCCTGAAAGTAATCTTGAGTCCTCCTTATTGGATCCTGATGGTGGTAATCTAAGTTCATCTGAACCAAATTGTGGTTCACCAACTGTTATTAGTTGCAACCAATCTATTATGGAGAAAATGGAACATAGAGAAAGCAATAGTTCGTTGCAAGATCATGCAGGTTCTGCTTCAACAAAAAGTTCTGATATTTTAAAATTCACTGTTCAAGATTCTAAAGTGAGCATAACATCAGAAGAAGATGGCAACTTCACATTTGTAGTTCAGCCAGATGCAGATTTTTCCCAAAAAGACAGTAACAAGGATTTGGCACTTTTCTCCAATACACAGTCCTTTGAACAGCCGCAGGTAACTACAATTACCATTctcaatattatatattatattttagtttTATAATTTTCTTAAAGACAGGTAAGGCCTTCTACTAAATCTAAATGTATCATATGTTACTTAGATTTCTACGGAGACTTCACAGGGGTATCTGAGTGAAGCTGTAAATGAGAGTACTAGCACCATCAGCAAGACAATTGTGGAAGACAAAAGTGGTAAAGTTTCTGCTCAGGCAACTAAAAAGGTAGGCATTTCAAAAGGAGATGCTAAAGAGAAGTCACATGATTTTCGTGGTAAAGGTAGGAAAAGAAACCCATGTAGTACCTCGCCTGTCCCTGAGAGAGCCACAAGAAGCAAAAGCCAGAGGGAGGGTATGCAGCAATGTCTCTCTGTTGAGACTAAGACTGCAAATCCATCCTGTTTTCCAAGTGTTCAAACATCTAATCTGCCTGATTTGAATACATCAGCTCCTTCTGCCCAGTTTCACCAGCCTTTCACAGATTTACAGCAAGTACAATTGCGTGCTCAGATTTTTGTGTATGGATCACTGATGTGAGTTGCAGCTGCCTTTTCTTTGATTTTTAACTATTATGTAATCCAGTAAAATATGAATTGATCTACTTTGTGCAGCCAAGGTGTCTTGCCAGATGAGGCTTGTATGGTACCAGCCTTTGGAGGAAGTGGTTAGTATACATAATTGTTAAATTGTTGTCATGCATTCTTATCTGATGTAAACTGTATTGGCTGCTTTCATGAAGATGGAGGAAGGAGCTTATGGGAGCGAGCGTGGCGTGCATCTTCAGAAAGATTCTATAACCTGAAGTCATCATCCATTAGTTCTGGCACACATTTGCATCATCATTCAGGTGAATGGATTTTAATTGAGCATTCCATTCATTAACATTAGGAAGTTATTCAGGGTAATTGATACTTGGTGTATAAATACAGAACAAGGGATCAGCTGCAGCCCTCTTCCTGGCAAGGTTCTTGATTCCCCTGCTGGCTGGAAGGACAGCAAGGTCCCAAGTTCAGCAATACAAAATTCCACTGTGTCTTTGCAGTCAGCTTTCCAGAGTTCATCTAATGATGGTTTACACTCCAATATCACAAGAGGCATCCACTTGGAATCCAGTCAATCTCTATCTCCAATGCATCCATACCAGACTTCTCAGATCAAGCAATACATGACCAATTCTACACCTTGGTTATCTCAGAGCCCTCACCCTGCTTCGTGGTCTTTTTCATCGCAAAGTTTACCTGTTGATTCCACTTCACAATATTCTGGAATGCTTGTTTCTGAAGCAACTCCAGTAACCCTTGTTAGAGACTCTTCTATACCTTGTGCCTCAAACATGCAGCTCGCTTCTGCTGGTACCTTGCTGCCTAATCAGGATGCTGCCCATGTGTCTGCTGCATTAGTTGTGCCATTCGAGACACAAAATAGGGAAGCAACTCCTGTAAATGCTAAGAACACATTTGTCAGTGAGAAATCCAGAAAGAGGAAGAAGGTTTCTGCACCCGAGGAGCTTGTGCCAAAATTTTCAGTTTCTCAACTTCAAGCAGAATCTGCTTCTGCAGCTTTTACTACTAATAATCTGCCTAATTCTGTGGGTCTTTCTTTGTCTTCTAATTCTCTAAGCACTGTTACATCTACTGGTCTAGTTTCAGCTACAACTCACCCCATAACTATGCCTTATTACCAAATATTAGGCAGTGGTCACACTCAGCAGAGGGTCACCTTCTCGAAAGAGACCTGCACTCAAATTGAGCACTCAAAGCTTCAAGCTGAGAATGCTTCTGCTTATGCTGCGGCTGCTGTCAGGCATGGTCAAGTTATTTGGGAGCAGATGGTTGCCCAAAGAAAATTAGGCTTGGCATCAGAAGTTGATCAGAAACTTGCCtctgcagctgcagcagctgctgcagcagctTCTGTTGCAAAGGCAGCTGCAGAAGTTGCCAAGGTTGCATCCGATGCTGCATTACAGGCTAAATTGATGGCCGATGATGCTCTAAATTCTTCTAATACAGGAATTACTATTAAAAATTCTGAAATCAGCTTTGATGTTGGAAAGAACTTGTTGACatcaactcctgtttcaagctccAAGGGCAAGGACAAGATCCGTGGTCCTTGTTCAATAATTTCTGAGGCACGTGAGACCACCAGAAAGAGGGTTGAAGCAGCTTCTGCTGCCATCAAGCGAGCAGAGAACTTGGATGCCATACTGAAAGCTGCAGAAATGGCTGCAGAGGCTGTATCACAAGCTGGAACCATCATTGCCATGGGGGATCCCTTACCATTCTCAATAAGTGAATTAGTAGAAGCAGGCCCTGAAGGTCATTGGAACATTCGTTGTGCAGCTATAAAAAAGGGGATTGAAACAAATGGTGTGCATGCTGGGGAGAATCTGGCTTTAGATTCGACTGTTGATCGTGAGGTAAATACAAGAAATTCAATCAAGCAACCATTGACCTGTAATGAGGGACAAAAAGTTTCTATTGTGGAAGAAATGCCTCCCAACAATAAGAAGTCCTTGTTATTGGAAGAAAATTCTGAAGGTAAGTGCAGCTTGCAATTGTTTAACAAGTGCTGATGTATTTGGATGCAGTCTGTGTATTTATCTAATTTCATCAATATAGTGGGTTATCTTACCCTG
Coding sequences within:
- the LOC135652480 gene encoding uncharacterized protein LOC135652480 isoform X1, with amino-acid sequence MDCDDHDFQNENFQLIGEDNDGFPRSLQSYAPKFDIDDHFQTHLRFDSLAETGLLLGIQGEENNWIEEFSPRNSAIEFGSSASHTCSLSGHDINWSNAPSSESVQMLVKSVEKDEKVSPQIMNTEAEIHAIEDSAICATNAITHTDTGLLTDKLHNSILVSNENVEHHEVASQTPTDEKSEAGLAVSPSDQRFHSVAEVVASQCSAKEGLISSSGDVSKAYLVSSELLEVVRSMEPLDNTSTMSSSLDDRASAVNKDTEVSSNFVSHNIQNDISGLSTANAGMITEQLDNPLFSEQKMEECYVVDISKRSETLQSENKQNETSYNLYGDCKVNDQHFQDQVKNHVCDVKDSSELVSSAESLMLSNDISNSTVLMQNSGGLLEAFACQVQVSNKDSMAGDKSLTCTTEVPSLAMEKDGIVGRNSVGVDTENTRELSDIAEGPIDFRHDVHEYISEEGGVNPHAPATKDSIALEEERDLATSKAVINDNNCNELRRSDMAVEVTAMKAEIGTAGVDSDKDCKIDALISKKSDSIPIEKSAEGECLKSIVEKSITTEESSEDECLKSISENPTGKLDGKLDAPGHAILNEPCAALVDDTENKLSSPVHDKLDTSSLVAEHNEDNTIHSEEKESTAQLIDSSGTTLKDCSTVTEDTEISSFETQNNGMVMESDKNSIMDQAVADLHSGCLTLPSSDNSMILQRLHSEVELVVELKEVTPLSIPASQCDEKNVNTSSLSVTKSSMDNQISKQQFVVPDSEANVPSMKNFSDNLETANSDEVWVGSSDGVSSLATCLSKEGKDTDLVRTNNCDKPKHTETEIAALNSERNNYPQSTLPESNLESSLLDPDGGNLSSSEPNCGSPTVISCNQSIMEKMEHRESNSSLQDHAGSASTKSSDILKFTVQDSKVSITSEEDGNFTFVVQPDADFSQKDSNKDLALFSNTQSFEQPQISTETSQGYLSEAVNESTSTISKTIVEDKSGKVSAQATKKVGISKGDAKEKSHDFRGKGRKRNPCSTSPVPERATRSKSQREGMQQCLSVETKTANPSCFPSVQTSNLPDLNTSAPSAQFHQPFTDLQQVQLRAQIFVYGSLIQGVLPDEACMVPAFGGSDGGRSLWERAWRASSERFYNLKSSSISSGTHLHHHSEQGISCSPLPGKVLDSPAGWKDSKVPSSAIQNSTVSLQSAFQSSSNDGLHSNITRGIHLESSQSLSPMHPYQTSQIKQYMTNSTPWLSQSPHPASWSFSSQSLPVDSTSQYSGMLVSEATPVTLVRDSSIPCASNMQLASAGTLLPNQDAAHVSAALVVPFETQNREATPVNAKNTFVSEKSRKRKKVSAPEELVPKFSVSQLQAESASAAFTTNNLPNSVGLSLSSNSLSTVTSTGLVSATTHPITMPYYQILGSGHTQQRVTFSKETCTQIEHSKLQAENASAYAAAAVRHGQVIWEQMVAQRKLGLASEVDQKLASAAAAAAAAASVAKAAAEVAKVASDAALQAKLMADDALNSSNTGITIKNSEISFDVGKNLLTSTPVSSSKGKDKIRGPCSIISEARETTRKRVEAASAAIKRAENLDAILKAAEMAAEAVSQAGTIIAMGDPLPFSISELVEAGPEGHWNIRCAAIKKGIETNGVHAGENLALDSTVDREVNTRNSIKQPLTCNEGQKVSIVEEMPPNNKKSLLLEENSEVGYLTLSECELEDESRIVPTDGAARDAMQGSSIQKGSLVEVVADGDGLRGAWFSARVLDLKDGKAYVCYDGLSDEVNDKLKEWIPLESKSDQPPRIRVGHPVIVAKSEGTRKRRREAVGNFTWAIGDRVDAFIRDGWWEGIVTEKNQDDETKLTVHFPAGGSSSIVRAWNLRPSLIWKDGQWVEWSRAKERVTLEPYEVDTPHEKRQKLGRLDSKNKSEIGEEGTGTVSKNICADDSRKLEESGPPNLSERYETFAVGKNLGEDKNANALKVRRAGLQKDGSKVVFGVPKPGKKRKFMEVSKHYNTDKPEKSTERSDSIKFAKYLMPQASQLWRNTSKVDVKGRRVTNLNTRAPKALRSQNVQASSTVETDKPVTAMSVLNGGESSLVTTSSNEEKHSSMETGSFPHVLEKVDTAVIESSVQSVPGIPSSKKKSTTVVAEMEEKRRVLSAVDKFSRSEVKDSENPGTRSADVIEPRRSNRRIQPTSRLLEGLQSSLIVAKGPGVSQERAAKPLHRGVLTARGQSHG
- the LOC135652480 gene encoding uncharacterized protein LOC135652480 isoform X3, which translates into the protein MDCDDHDFQNENFQLIGEDNDGFPRSLQSYAPKFDIDDHFQTHLRFDSLAETGLLLGIQGEENNWIEEFSPRNSAIEFGSSASHTCSLSGHDINWSNAPSSESVQMLVKSVEKDEKVSPQIMNTEAEIHAIEDSAICATNAITHTDTGLLTDKLHNSILVSNENVEHHEVASQTPTDEKSEAGLAVSPSDQRFHSVAEVVASQCSAKEGLISSSGDVSKAYLVSSELLEVVRSMEPLDNTSTMSSSLDDRASAVNKDTEVSSNFVSHNIQNDISGLSTANAGMITEQLDNPLFSEQKMEECYVVDISKRSETLQSENKQNETSYNLYGDCKVNDQHFQDQNSGGLLEAFACQVQVSNKDSMAGDKSLTCTTEVPSLAMEKDGIVGRNSVGVDTENTRELSDIAEGPIDFRHDVHEYISEEGGVNPHAPATKDSIALEEERDLATSKAVINDNNCNELRRSDMAVEVTAMKAEIGTAGVDSDKDCKIDALISKKSDSIPIEKSAEGECLKSIVEKSITTEESSEDECLKSISENPTGKLDGKLDAPGHAILNEPCAALVDDTENKLSSPVHDKLDTSSLVAEHNEDNTIHSEEKESTAQLIDSSGTTLKDCSTVTEDTEISSFETQNNGMVMESDKNSIMDQAVADLHSGCLTLPSSDNSMILQRLHSEVELVVELKEVTPLSIPASQCDEKNVNTSSLSVTKSSMDNQISKQQFVVPDSEANVPSMKNFSDNLETANSDEVWVGSSDGVSSLATCLSKEGKDTDLVRTNNCDKPKHTETEIAALNSERNNYPQSTLPESNLESSLLDPDGGNLSSSEPNCGSPTVISCNQSIMEKMEHRESNSSLQDHAGSASTKSSDILKFTVQDSKVSITSEEDGNFTFVVQPDADFSQKDSNKDLALFSNTQSFEQPQISTETSQGYLSEAVNESTSTISKTIVEDKSGKVSAQATKKVGISKGDAKEKSHDFRGKGRKRNPCSTSPVPERATRSKSQREGMQQCLSVETKTANPSCFPSVQTSNLPDLNTSAPSAQFHQPFTDLQQVQLRAQIFVYGSLIQGVLPDEACMVPAFGGSDGGRSLWERAWRASSERFYNLKSSSISSGTHLHHHSEQGISCSPLPGKVLDSPAGWKDSKVPSSAIQNSTVSLQSAFQSSSNDGLHSNITRGIHLESSQSLSPMHPYQTSQIKQYMTNSTPWLSQSPHPASWSFSSQSLPVDSTSQYSGMLVSEATPVTLVRDSSIPCASNMQLASAGTLLPNQDAAHVSAALVVPFETQNREATPVNAKNTFVSEKSRKRKKVSAPEELVPKFSVSQLQAESASAAFTTNNLPNSVGLSLSSNSLSTVTSTGLVSATTHPITMPYYQILGSGHTQQRVTFSKETCTQIEHSKLQAENASAYAAAAVRHGQVIWEQMVAQRKLGLASEVDQKLASAAAAAAAAASVAKAAAEVAKVASDAALQAKLMADDALNSSNTGITIKNSEISFDVGKNLLTSTPVSSSKGKDKIRGPCSIISEARETTRKRVEAASAAIKRAENLDAILKAAEMAAEAVSQAGTIIAMGDPLPFSISELVEAGPEGHWNIRCAAIKKGIETNGVHAGENLALDSTVDREVNTRNSIKQPLTCNEGQKVSIVEEMPPNNKKSLLLEENSEVGYLTLSECELEDESRIVPTDGAARDAMQGSSIQKGSLVEVVADGDGLRGAWFSARVLDLKDGKAYVCYDGLSDEVNDKLKEWIPLESKSDQPPRIRVGHPVIVAKSEGTRKRRREAVGNFTWAIGDRVDAFIRDGWWEGIVTEKNQDDETKLTVHFPAGGSSSIVRAWNLRPSLIWKDGQWVEWSRAKERVTLEPYEVDTPHEKRQKLGRLDSKNKSEIGEEGTGTVSKNICADDSRKLEESGPPNLSERYETFAVGKNLGEDKNANALKVRRAGLQKDGSKVVFGVPKPGKKRKFMEVSKHYNTDKPEKSTERSDSIKFAKYLMPQASQLWRNTSKVDVKGRRVTNLNTRAPKALRSQNVQASSTVETDKPVTAMSVLNGGESSLVTTSSNEEKHSSMETGSFPHVLEKVDTAVIESSVQSVPGIPSSKKKSTTVVAEMEEKRRVLSAVDKFSRSEVKDSENPGTRSADVIEPRRSNRRIQPTSRLLEGLQSSLIVAKGPGVSQERAAKPLHRGVLTARGQSHG